AATAACTCAGTTACTCGAAGAAGATTAGATAAGAGTCTGACTACGAACACGACGTTAAGATGATTTGCTAGCCAAATCCTGTGGTGACTTTGTCAATCTTAAGATGATCTGTCAGCCCAGTCGTTAAGAAGTGTCTATAACTCAAGTACTCGACGGATATTAAATAAGAGACTGATATTAATAATAACTCAGTTACTCGAAGAAAATTAGATAAGAAAGTCAGACTGCACAACAGTTAACTGTATCCGTCAATCTTAAGATGATCTGGGCTTGttgtgacttcgtcaatcttaAGATGATTTACCAGCCCAGTCGGTAAGAAGTGTCTATAACTCAAGTACGCGAAGCATATTAAATAAGAGACTGATCTTAATAACAACTCAGCTACTCGAAGAACATTAGATAAGAAAGTCTGACTACGCAACAGTTAACTGTCTTCGTCAATCTTAAGATGATCTACTAGCCCAGTCATGTGGTGACTTCGTTAATTTTAAGATGATTTGCCAGCCCAATCAGTTTATCCGGCGTTGCACTTTTAGTGGGAGTGACGTGCTTGTCAATTACGAGGAGcctgtggtgacttcgtcaatcttaAGATGATCTGCCGGCACAATCTCTCGTAGATGCTCGTGTCCGTACCGTGTTTCCTAAATAAGAGGCTGATCTTAATCACTCAATTACCTGAAGAACATTACCAAtatcagtatttttttttgttgctagaTCAACCATATGTTGTGATTCAGAGAAGAAAtgacaagttttttttctcttataCGCATAGATAAGTTACATGAGAGAatatagagtaaaatacaccgctagtccatgaactcggcaaatgaacattttagtcCATGGACAcgaaaaacgcacacttaaactcCTAAACTTGGACTACTTTTTAgtcaaaaacggttcggcgagacttaaacacgccacgtggccgccacgtcAGCTTCAGCCAGGACCGAGGGCTTCTACTCGATTTTCTCAAGATTTTTTATGCAAAATCACCGCGTTCGTGGGTCACCGCGGGCTGCTGCCTTGCCGAGCGCGTTGTGCTTCCCCGGCACCGGCCTAAACAAGATACGTTGATTACAGAGCAGAAGACACATTTGCAATGCTTATTCAGCAATTCTTATTCTCACATTTCAGCGTACACAAATCATCACACGGAAATTGTAGCCTAAAAGCTAACCTTACTAAACCTTGCTAAAACACCTTCGctcaacaaagaaaagaaaggtgCCGGGAAAAGTAAACAGAAGAGAGAACAACGACTACTGTTTTTGGGGTACATCGTAAACCAGCAACAGCCCTGAACCTGATGCACGCACTGAACCTACAAATAGAAGAAGCACGCTACCGCCTGCCGGTGTTCATCCGCCTGCCCAGTATGCTACTTCCCCTTGGCATTGCCGTTGGCGTCGGCCTCCTTGGAAGAAGAGTTGAGCATGTCCCAGGCCTCGATCCATGTGACCATGGCGTCGGCGAGCTTGCCGAAGTAAGGGTCGATCTTGCCGAGCTTCTCCCTGACCTGTTGCGAGAGCGCGATGTAGCACTTCTGCACGGTGTCGCAGTCCTTGGACAGCGTCACGGCCTGGAAGAACGGGATGATGTCTTCCTGCCAGAAGATGCCCTTGTACTCCTTCTTGAGGTTCACGAACGGGTTGCTGGCCTTGCTGTGCCAGATGTAGGGCAGCCCCGTCTTGACTCCCAACCCCAGGTGGTCGCAGATCACCTGCACACAAGCACAAATTCAGTACAAACAAAAGCCGCATTGCGAATATGCATGCTTGAGATCAGAGAGTTCTGACCTTGACGCACCAGCCGGCCCACATGTCGTCGTAGCGGCCGATGGGCTGGCCGTCGCCCATGAGGCCGAAGTACATGGCGGGGCCGATGAGGTCGCGGCGGAAGGCGAGGTTCATGCCGCACATGGGGAAGAGGGTGCCCTTGGGGATGGTCATGACGGCGTCGACGTACCTGCCGTTCCGCTCCCGGGGCTTGACCAGCTGCGTGGGGGCGTCGTAGTCGGGGATGTTGAGCCAGAGCCCATGGGACACGGCCGTCGGAACCCCTTCCCGGAGGCTGAACGGGTACCCGCGCACGAAGTCGGCGCCCTCCGCGTAAGGGTCGTACAACGTGTTGAAGAAGAGCGGCGTGGATGGGCAGAGCAGGTTCTGGATGTGCTTCGCCAGCGCGTCGATGTCCTTCCCCGACGGGTCCTTGGCCACCTGCAATGCAATCCATCTCAGTTCGCGCGCAGCAGCTGAAAATTAAAGAAAGAGATGGCCGGATCGGGTACTGACGAAGCAGTCGTCGTCGATGGTGAAGATGTACTTCTTCTTGGAGACCATGTAGCCGAAGCAGCGGCAGGCGGAGTCCTTGAAGGAGATGCAGGAGGACCTGGGGCCGAGGATCCGGTTGATGTCGTTGCGGTTGTAGAGCTCGTAGTCGAAGCCGTCGGGGACCTTGATCGTCTTGGCCGGGTCGCCGTCCTGCACGATGATGAGGTGGTACGGCTGGAAGAAGGGACGCCACATCTCGAGGAAGTCCAGGTTCCGGATCGTCGGGATCACGATGTCCAGCTCGTCCTTGAGCAGCGGCGCCATCGTCCGCCGACCCGACCTGGCCTGGATCGACAACGAACCGGCCAAAGCCCAAAGCCCAAATGCGCGCCTCGACCGCACGAACGGAACGGCCGAGAGGGATTCAGGGAGGGGAACGGTGGGAgtgcggaggaggaagcgccgTTATATAAGCTGCAGTGCGAGCTCCGTCCACGTGTCCGATCGGCAGTGGGAGAAGCTCTCGTGAATTGACGTGGGCCGCGGGGTGGCGCGCGCGAATGGCGGATCGGGAGAGTGCTTGCGGTGCGGGGGGAAGGAACGGCTGCCTTGTTGCGGTGAGACGCGGGCGGAAGGCCGTTGGATCTGGAGCCCACGGCCAGATACGCCGTTCCGCTTGTTTGACACGTCCTCCTCTGCTTTGTTTTCCCAGACAACTGATTGCTTTCCGTGGCGTTCGCGGAACTGGTCAATCGTTACTTTAGCTAGGCAAGACTCTTACCGCAAGAGCATCTCCACCGGCATCCAAAACTGTTTAAACAGTAATCGGTTTATTTTTATAAGCACCTTCCCTTCCCAAGCAACTTGCTTTGCACACGTTTTTCTAGGAATTTCAAGAAGTCTGCTTATTCTAAAGCAACTCATCTGACCAAGATCCTTTCAATGAGTGTCTGCAGGAGTGTATTTAAATTCAAGcatatttttctttggaaaaTATATTGAAACTTAGGTTCTTGGAAACGTTATGCAATACTCACATCCAGTTACATTAAGACAGGAAATGCCGGTGTAAGCCCTTCTGTTGATAAGTAAAGCAGGAGGTTGACCAGTTGAGTTCAACTGAATAAAGCAGAAAGTTGAGAAAGCCCGGAAATGCCGGTGTATTCAACTCAATGCATCAGTGATATGTGGGACCTGAAACAAATATACCACAATCACATCcagtgttttcttttccttttcaaaaCGATATCTTTTCCAGAACCGCAATATAAATTATAATACAGCCTCAGATTCCTACACTTGGAGAAGCACAGTCGAGAGGGTGCTTGTAAACACAATGATAAAACATCAAGATCTGATAAGCGACACATATCCGATAAAGAAGTATCGGTATTCCTCTGGTGAGTGAGAATAACCAGAAAGAACAATACCACGCAAAGCTAAAAATCCTTTCAGTACCAAACCTTGAGAACTTAATCTTCTACAAAATCCCTGGCCTCTTCATCAGAATCATCTTTTTGTATAGCTTGTTCAGCATATTCGTCAAGGGATGCAACAGGGAAAAGGTCGCCTTCTCGATCTCTGTCGGCAATCTTGGGGACCGAAGGCCCGCTGTCCCCATCCTTGCTTTTGTTCATCTGCAAGGAAATATTAAGCTTACTGAATATCCATGCAATttatatcaattttattttgctaTGAAGATTCAACTCGGTTACTGAAAGACAAAATTAGAATATTGAACTGTAGTTTAAGTTCCAGTTCAATATCATGAGCACTTGGAATCTTATTTCACTTGCAAGCATTGATGAATAAAGAAGAATATCACATTTCACATATGAGGATTTTGATTCATGCCAACCATTCTATTACCAGGACAGGACAGCAGGAATATTCTCATTCATTTCAAGACAAACATTAGCTTATTTCATTAATGTCTCTTTATCAAGATTCAAGACAGACAACTGATGACAAGTCAAAAAGGTAATTGATTTTATTTCTGGAGGTTGCTGGTGTGGATTGTGGAATGCCCCAAGTATGTAATTACATCTGTGAATCTCGCTATAATGGGCCCCCCCTGGTGACACAGGGGGTAGATATGGAGCAATGCAGATGTATAACTCAAGAATCGAGATGGTCACTTATGTTGCGACTTTAACATAATGGAAATCAGCAGAATTGTACAAAACAAGGAAACAGGAAGAGTGAAGAATTCAGAAATCTAACTGTACACATTTCAGCACTGCATAGAGGATTTCAGGTGGTTTAAAACTGCAACTCTACCTACTATAGGACTGGTATAGCTCTGCACAATGACTCACACACTTATGTTTTATTTGTCACAGAAAAGCTTATGCGTCAGGACTGtcctaaaaaatatattcctaCTAATCAAATTGTTTGAAAATACTGCTGGGACTTTGAATCTCTTATTTCCATGTTCGGCAATAGACTAATAGTGGATTGCGTAATATagaattttgatttttttaagcGTAATATAGAATTTTGGATACATATACATAATTCTGAATATCCTAAGGGCTAAGGGCCTTTTGGAATGTAGAACTCTAAAGTAAACACAGGAATAAGGAAACGTAAGGTTGGGATACCATGGCTTGTTAAATCTACCTACACTGGATTCTTCCAAGAGTCTGAAGGGAGAGAAGGTTTATGGAAGACGAAGGATATTTTCCATGGGATCCAAGCTCATGACAGAATTCCTTCAAAAGTCCTATGATTGAACCATTTCTACGGAAATTCATAGCCTGCTAGCTCATTCTTGTGTCTCAAAAGGCAATAGGAGATACCCTATAGGATTACATCACAAATTCCTATAGTCCAAAAGGCTCTAAATATTTCCACGGCGTTGTTTTCTGAAGTTCCACAAACCCAACAAATATGTAAACACGGAAAACAAATGCAGTCCAATAAAGTGGAAATAACATGCTTCACTTTCAATTTCTTGTGCTACATCTTGGAAACAACAAATTGTGTATATAACATCCAAAGCAGGGGCAAGACAAGGCGCACATTTCATTTTGTTGCAACATTACTAAGATAAGACACCTGTTCCTAACCTAAGAATGTCTGATCTAAATTGAGTAGTTGACCAAAATCACAATTCACAATGCAGCCAGAAGAGGTATAGAAGAGAATATCAAGGGCATTTGTGGAATACTGAGATTATACTCATATCATGATGAAATTTATACTCCCCCCATCCTTTAATTGTGGGTGTTTTAGTTTTACATGCAGTCCATTACTTTGTGGTCATCCAGCTACTATCGGCGTGTGCGTGCCTGCCTTGGTACGGAAGAAAATTCTAAAACAACAACCATATACGGAAAGAGTATATCTGTGAGCAAACCAATCTATTATTATTTATGTGCGCTATAGTTCGTGCTAAACTTATATGCAAAGAATTTCATCAAGCACACAACTTATAATTTAAGCCTGTGTAGAAAGTGATTTCTGTGCAGTAGAGTTTGTGCTAACCTCATATACACAGAATTTCATCAACCAAACAACTTATGCAATTTAAGCCTGGCTTCAAAGCCAACTTCCCCTATGACTATCCGAGTAATGATACAACGCCATAATAGGAAATAGGAGATAGATGCAATTTTAAGTACAAGCTACTGTATTTGGAGTTAGTTTAGCCTAACTCTAAATTTCCACAATGAAAAATTTCTCTCCTTTGAACAAGTCCGTTAACCCTCAAGTTTTACTAAGATCCGAAATTAAGGACAGACAACTTATGTAGTCTAAGCCTGCCTTGAAAGCCACCTTCCTCTATGACTATTTGAGTAATGATACAACAGcataataataatatgaaatagGAGATTGATGCAATTTTAACTACAAGATATATAGAGTTAGCCTAACTGTCACAATGAACGAATGGAATTTCTCTTTTGAACAAGTCTGTTTTAACAACCTCAAGTTCTCCTAAAATTTAGAAGTGCTGAGGGTGTTCGTATGGACTTGTTCCTTTCTCTACTCAGACAAATGGCTCCCTAGGTCATTTATACCTAGCATGAAGGAGAGCATACACAGCAGCACATGCAGTAAGAAAAATCCAATAACAAGTGCTTACAAAGCGAAGAAGTGTGCGGCGTTCCCTCTCCCTAGCATATCTGATTGCCTACAGAATAATTCACTGGTCAGCACAAAACAAATGGATTTCTCAAGGTACACAACAACCCCCCTTAAAAATATTGAACAATCGAACCTCCTCTAGTGCTTTGCGCTCAGTGTCCTCTTCTTCGGCATCCCTACACGACAAAATCATACATATGTAAATACAATAACACATACTCCAGTTCAAAATGCAGATACCCAGTGGCTACCCCAATATAAATAACAAAACTAAGCGAGGTTCACCTTCCAACTAGCTGCTTAACAGAAGTGCAGCACTTGGCACAAATCCCAAGGTCCTTGGAGCAACCTGTATTGGGCAGAGTTAACACAAATCAGTAACAATAAAATTAGACCCCAGTAACCATAACGAAAGATATAGGCAAGTAGCTAATTCACCCGTGCAGACGTTGTGGTATGCCTGCCGGACGTTCCGTTTACTGCACTTCTGActgccaaaagaaaagaaagcatcAAC
The Brachypodium distachyon strain Bd21 chromosome 2, Brachypodium_distachyon_v3.0, whole genome shotgun sequence genome window above contains:
- the LOC100828998 gene encoding UDP-arabinopyranose mutase 1; this encodes MAPLLKDELDIVIPTIRNLDFLEMWRPFFQPYHLIIVQDGDPAKTIKVPDGFDYELYNRNDINRILGPRSSCISFKDSACRCFGYMVSKKKYIFTIDDDCFVAKDPSGKDIDALAKHIQNLLCPSTPLFFNTLYDPYAEGADFVRGYPFSLREGVPTAVSHGLWLNIPDYDAPTQLVKPRERNGRYVDAVMTIPKGTLFPMCGMNLAFRRDLIGPAMYFGLMGDGQPIGRYDDMWAGWCVKVICDHLGLGVKTGLPYIWHSKASNPFVNLKKEYKGIFWQEDIIPFFQAVTLSKDCDTVQKCYIALSQQVREKLGKIDPYFGKLADAMVTWIEAWDMLNSSSKEADANGNAKGK
- the LOC100829298 gene encoding uncharacterized protein C9orf85 homolog isoform X1 — encoded protein: MSKRQGPPKHQNTYAWKPNLGRKINETEPGGRFRPLSEITGVCQRCRDQIDWKRKYGKYKPIVEPTKCQKCSKRNVRQAYHNVCTGCSKDLGICAKCCTSVKQLVGRDAEEEDTERKALEEAIRYARERERRTLLRFMNKSKDGDSGPSVPKIADRDREGDLFPVASLDEYAEQAIQKDDSDEEARDFVED
- the LOC100829298 gene encoding uncharacterized protein C9orf85 homolog isoform X2, with the translated sequence MSKRQGPPKHQNTYAWKPNLGRKINETEPGGRFRPLSEITGVCQRCRDQIDWKRKYGKYKPIVEPTKCQKCSKRNVRQAYHNVCTGCSKDLGICAKCCTSVKQLVGRDAEEEDTERKALEEAIRYARERERRTLLRFVSTCYWIFLTACAAVYALLHAR